In Symmachiella dynata, the following are encoded in one genomic region:
- a CDS encoding BlaI/MecI/CopY family transcriptional regulator: protein MKSLTPGELEVMQVLWQHGSLKPAEILEHVERPLTNPALRSVLRVLMDKDHVTRKKQGKAFYYSAKNSAPTAFKKMTQRLAEIFCSGSSVELIAQLIKNENLSEEEVRQLQELAQEKVAEPSPPRKSRRRKS from the coding sequence ATGAAGTCGCTGACCCCCGGTGAATTGGAAGTCATGCAAGTGCTGTGGCAACACGGCTCGCTGAAACCGGCCGAAATCCTCGAGCATGTCGAGCGCCCCCTCACCAACCCCGCATTGCGGTCCGTGCTCCGCGTCTTGATGGACAAAGACCATGTCACCCGCAAAAAACAGGGCAAAGCATTCTATTACAGCGCGAAGAACTCCGCCCCCACCGCGTTTAAGAAAATGACGCAGCGACTGGCGGAGATTTTTTGTAGCGGTTCTTCGGTCGAATTGATCGCACAACTGATCAAGAACGAAAACCTGTCGGAAGAGGAAGTCCGGCAGTTGCAGGAACTGGCCCAGGAAAAAGTGGCCGAACCCTCCCCGCCTCGAAAATCACGTCGGAGAAAATCATGA